Part of the Caulifigura coniformis genome, CGCGGCAATCGCTCCGCCGAAGGAGACGCGGTCGTGGATCATGAAGTGCACGATCCGACATTCGTTGATGTTGCACAGGGCGTCGGCAGTCATGCCGAGATAGGCAATATCGTGAGGCAGGAAGTGCTTTGTCGCGGAGAGAAAGAACGCGAAGAGGCCTGAGAGGACGAGTGCGAGGCCGGTGAAAGCGATCAGCGGTCGGCCATCGCCGATGAGAGCAGAGAGGAAACGCTGTTCGTTGTGACCAGCCAAGTCAGGCTCGCTGGAAAAGGAACTCGCAAGGATCGAGCCGGGCGCCCTTCTCGTCGGCGACCGTATAAACGGACGGCCCCCAGATCGAGACGCCAGCCCGTAAACCGTCCTTCCGCAGCAGGTATAACTTCAGGCCGAAGTTTGGGCGGCCATCGGGGCGGAGCAGGTTCGGCTGCGTCGTGTGCTTCACGATGCGGCGGAGCATTTCGAGGCCGGCTTCGGCCGGAGTCCGCCCTTGGCGCATGAGTTCCACCGCGACCGCGGACGTGGAATGGTGCAGGTTGCATTCTCCCCTGCCGGTCGAGCCGCAGGAGCCGACTTCGTTGTCGACGTAGAGACCCGCGCCGACGATCGGGGAATCTCCGACGCGGCCGGCGATCTTGAAGGCCAGTCCGCTGGTCGAGGTGCAGCAGGAGATGTCGCCGGCGGCGTTCATCGCCGAGCAATGCACGGTTCCGGTTGGACGTTTGCGCGGGGCGGGCTCGATCTCGGCCTCGGAGCGTGCAAAATCGCCTGGGGCCGGGGGATTGTGATCGTCCCGCTGGCTGAAGAAGTCCCGAACGTGCGGGTGTTCCTCGCCGAGCGGAGGTGCGATCCAGTCATCGATCGATGAGCGGGTCCGCAGCCAGTAGAGCCAGATCCGGCGGGCGCGGTCGGTCAGGAGGTTTTCCTCTGGAAAACCGTTCGCCCTCGCAAACTGAAGTGCTCCGTCGCCGGCGAGCAGGACGTGATTCGTCTGCTGCATGACGAGGCG contains:
- a CDS encoding N(4)-(beta-N-acetylglucosaminyl)-L-asparaginase; translation: MIVSIGSANALHACDIAVKAVQGGADPLDGVISGISTVEDAPDELTVGYGGLPNEDGIVELDAAVMHGPTHRAGAVASVRSVRHVSRLARLVMQQTNHVLLAGDGALQFARANGFPEENLLTDRARRIWLYWLRTRSSIDDWIAPPLGEEHPHVRDFFSQRDDHNPPAPGDFARSEAEIEPAPRKRPTGTVHCSAMNAAGDISCCTSTSGLAFKIAGRVGDSPIVGAGLYVDNEVGSCGSTGRGECNLHHSTSAVAVELMRQGRTPAEAGLEMLRRIVKHTTQPNLLRPDGRPNFGLKLYLLRKDGLRAGVSIWGPSVYTVADEKGARLDPCEFLFQRA